One region of Streptomyces capillispiralis genomic DNA includes:
- a CDS encoding threonine aldolase family protein: protein MIAGMSDTADGVTDTVRGEGQGAGEGPGADEEPRPTLRERRIAAWRGAPRVLARLGFVAPLRERLALLEAAGDAYDLDEMSDIYGNGVVEALERRVAGLLGTEAAAFFPTGTMAQQVALRCWAGRTGAPTVALHALSHPEVHERNAFSQVSGLRPVRVTGEPRQPTAAEVRDFEEPFGSLMLELPLRDAGFVLPTWEELTEVVDAARERDAVVHFDGARLWECAEHFGRPLEEIAALADSVYVSFYKSLDAYGGAALAGPATLIEEARAWRHRYGGNVFQQFPTALSALVGLDRELPRLPEYVRHARVVAAALREGLEAGGLPWFRVHPEVPHTHDFQVWLPYDADAAAETAIRVAEETGTVLFANHWDPKGPGLSFTEVYVRAAGLEWTADDVRAAAVEFARRLTGGDTK, encoded by the coding sequence ATGATCGCGGGCATGAGCGATACGGCGGACGGCGTCACGGACACGGTGCGGGGCGAGGGGCAGGGGGCGGGCGAAGGGCCGGGGGCGGACGAGGAGCCGCGTCCGACGCTGCGGGAGCGGAGGATCGCCGCCTGGCGCGGTGCCCCGCGGGTGCTGGCGCGGCTCGGCTTCGTCGCCCCGCTCAGGGAGCGGCTGGCCCTGCTGGAGGCGGCGGGCGACGCGTACGACCTCGACGAGATGTCCGACATCTACGGCAACGGCGTGGTCGAGGCGCTGGAGCGGCGGGTCGCCGGACTGCTCGGCACCGAGGCCGCCGCGTTCTTCCCGACCGGCACGATGGCCCAGCAGGTGGCGCTCCGGTGCTGGGCGGGCCGCACCGGCGCCCCCACGGTCGCCCTGCACGCGCTGAGCCACCCGGAGGTGCACGAGCGGAACGCGTTCAGCCAGGTCAGCGGCTTGCGTCCGGTACGGGTGACGGGCGAGCCACGGCAGCCGACCGCCGCCGAGGTGCGCGACTTCGAGGAGCCGTTCGGGTCGCTGATGCTGGAGCTGCCGCTCAGGGACGCCGGTTTCGTGCTGCCCACCTGGGAGGAGCTGACCGAGGTGGTGGACGCCGCGCGGGAGCGCGACGCGGTCGTGCACTTCGACGGCGCCCGGCTGTGGGAGTGCGCGGAACACTTCGGCCGCCCGCTGGAGGAGATCGCGGCCCTCGCGGACAGCGTCTACGTGTCGTTCTACAAGTCCCTGGACGCCTATGGCGGCGCGGCCCTCGCCGGTCCGGCGACGCTGATCGAGGAGGCGAGGGCCTGGCGGCACCGGTACGGCGGCAACGTCTTCCAGCAGTTCCCCACCGCCCTGTCCGCCCTCGTCGGCCTGGACCGGGAGCTGCCCCGGCTGCCGGAGTACGTCCGGCACGCGCGCGTGGTGGCCGCCGCGCTGCGCGAGGGCCTGGAGGCAGGGGGGCTGCCCTGGTTCCGCGTCCATCCCGAGGTACCGCACACCCACGACTTCCAGGTGTGGCTCCCGTACGACGCCGATGCCGCCGCGGAGACGGCGATCCGGGTGGCCGAGGAGACGGGGACCGTCCTGTTCGCCAACCACTGGGACCCGAAGGGGCCCGGCCTGTCCTTCACGGAGGTGTACGTACGGGCCGCTGGCCTGGAGTGGACCGCCGACGACGTGCGGGCGGCGGCGGTGGAGTTCGCCCGGCGGCTGACCGGCGGCGACACGAAGTAG
- a CDS encoding DUF5937 family protein, protein MSVSIDIAGLRPERTAVVPSPLAELGMALHALSEPGHHPALQDWVTGVTARLDPHLADRMCEADFLWRTTFSDLFLPSAGIPDRRTLPGATLAEELDLLDKLSEEQFVDAALEFTCALPYGLPGPGPLTDEGLRRRSLELAAARGPRQMLFTERLLAEPPRIRAWLRQFLQDCDEAFFAETWSRLRHQLAADTRHKTELLRRKGLAGALAAVSPAVTLDESGTRIGVDKLGDGRTATGDGGLLLVPTSLGWPHLMVLHRYGWQPVLHYPVGSPEPAAPPSVEQLALRMTALSHPVRMRMSRHLARSAHTTSELAQVHGMTAPEISRHLSVLKKAGLITTRRRGRYVLHQLDVAVVARLGRDFLEGILR, encoded by the coding sequence ATGAGCGTGAGCATCGACATCGCGGGGCTGCGACCGGAGCGGACCGCCGTCGTGCCCTCGCCCCTGGCCGAGCTGGGCATGGCGCTGCACGCGCTGTCCGAGCCGGGACACCACCCGGCGCTCCAGGACTGGGTGACGGGCGTGACCGCGCGCCTGGACCCGCACCTGGCCGACCGGATGTGCGAGGCGGACTTCCTGTGGCGGACGACGTTCTCGGACCTGTTCCTGCCGAGCGCCGGCATCCCGGACCGCCGGACGCTCCCGGGCGCCACGCTCGCCGAGGAGCTCGACCTGCTGGACAAGCTGTCGGAAGAGCAGTTCGTGGACGCCGCGCTGGAGTTCACCTGCGCCCTCCCCTACGGCCTGCCGGGCCCCGGCCCGCTCACCGACGAGGGGCTGCGGCGCCGCTCGCTGGAGCTGGCCGCCGCGCGGGGACCGCGGCAGATGCTGTTCACCGAGCGGCTGCTGGCCGAGCCGCCCCGGATCAGGGCCTGGCTGCGGCAGTTCCTCCAGGACTGCGACGAGGCGTTCTTCGCCGAGACGTGGTCCCGCCTACGGCACCAGCTCGCCGCCGACACCCGCCACAAGACCGAGCTGCTGCGGCGCAAGGGGCTGGCCGGGGCGCTGGCCGCGGTCTCCCCCGCGGTCACGCTCGACGAGAGCGGGACCCGGATCGGCGTCGACAAGCTGGGCGACGGCCGGACCGCCACGGGTGACGGCGGACTGCTGCTGGTCCCCACCAGCCTCGGCTGGCCGCACCTGATGGTGCTGCACCGGTACGGCTGGCAGCCGGTGCTGCACTACCCGGTCGGCTCCCCCGAGCCGGCCGCCCCGCCGAGCGTGGAGCAGCTGGCCCTGCGGATGACCGCGCTGTCCCACCCGGTCCGCATGCGCATGTCCCGCCATCTGGCCCGCAGCGCCCACACCACCAGCGAGCTGGCCCAAGTGCACGGCATGACGGCGCCCGAGATATCCCGGCACCTGAGCGTGCTGAAGAAGGCCGGCCTGATCACCACGCGGCGCCGCGGGCGGTACGTCCTGCACCAGCTGGACGTGGCGGTCGTGGCCCGGCTCGGCCGCGACTTCCTGGAGGGGATCCTGCGCTGA
- a CDS encoding NYN domain-containing protein: MLLWINGPFGGGKTQTAHEIRRRLPGSVVCDPEHVGFGLHRTLPPGLRGDFQDLASWRHGVVEVLDLALTRHDGVVIAPMTVTDSGHFAETVGRLRELGHDVRHFTLLAERATVLRRLRERGVGRLLGAVTSRPAPRGESWAVRQLDHCLERLAEPEFAEHLWTDHTTVPKTADRIAVLAGLTLRPNNEGRLRTRMRQVGVGLRHIRFD, from the coding sequence ATGCTCCTGTGGATCAACGGCCCCTTCGGGGGCGGCAAGACACAGACCGCACACGAGATACGGCGCCGCCTGCCGGGCAGCGTCGTCTGCGACCCGGAGCACGTCGGGTTCGGCCTGCACCGCACGCTGCCGCCCGGACTGCGCGGGGACTTCCAGGATCTGGCGTCCTGGCGGCACGGCGTCGTCGAGGTCCTCGACCTCGCCCTCACCCGGCACGACGGCGTGGTGATCGCCCCCATGACCGTCACCGACTCCGGCCACTTCGCCGAGACCGTCGGCCGGCTGCGCGAACTGGGCCACGACGTACGCCACTTCACCCTCCTCGCCGAACGGGCGACGGTGCTGCGGCGGCTGCGTGAACGCGGCGTCGGCCGTCTCCTCGGGGCCGTCACGAGCAGACCCGCCCCGCGCGGGGAGAGCTGGGCGGTGCGGCAGCTCGACCACTGCCTGGAGCGGCTGGCCGAACCGGAGTTCGCCGAGCACCTGTGGACCGACCACACCACGGTGCCGAAGACGGCGGACCGCATCGCCGTACTGGCCGGGCTGACCCTGCGGCCCAACAACGAGGGGCGGCTGCGGACCCGGATGCGGCAGGTGGGCGTGGGCCTGCGGCACATCCGCTTCGACTGA
- a CDS encoding response regulator gives MTIRVMLVDDQVLLRTGFRMVLAAQPDMDVVAEAGNGVEALEVLRSTAVDVVLMDVRMPKLDGVETTRRICADTDPPKVLILTTFDLDEYAFSGLKAGASGFMLKDVPPGELLAAIRAVHSGDAVVAPSTTRRLLDRFAPMLPSAGKQPQHKELERLTEREREVMVLVAQGLSNGEIAARLVLSEATVKTHVGRILTKLGLRDRVQVVVLAYETGLVRAGGHG, from the coding sequence ATGACGATCCGCGTGATGCTCGTCGACGACCAGGTGCTGCTGCGCACCGGGTTCCGGATGGTGCTCGCCGCCCAGCCGGACATGGACGTCGTGGCGGAGGCGGGCAACGGCGTCGAGGCCCTGGAGGTCCTGCGGTCCACCGCCGTCGACGTGGTCCTGATGGACGTCCGCATGCCCAAGCTCGACGGCGTGGAGACGACCCGCAGGATCTGCGCGGACACCGACCCGCCGAAGGTGCTCATCCTGACCACCTTCGACCTCGACGAGTACGCCTTCTCCGGGCTGAAGGCGGGCGCGTCCGGCTTCATGCTCAAGGACGTGCCGCCCGGCGAACTGCTCGCCGCGATCCGCGCGGTGCACAGCGGCGACGCCGTGGTGGCCCCGTCCACCACCCGACGGCTCCTGGACCGCTTCGCGCCGATGCTGCCCAGCGCGGGCAAGCAGCCCCAGCACAAGGAGCTGGAGCGGCTCACCGAGCGCGAGCGGGAGGTCATGGTGCTGGTCGCGCAGGGCCTGTCCAACGGTGAGATCGCCGCCCGGCTGGTGCTCTCCGAGGCGACCGTGAAGACGCACGTGGGCCGCATCCTGACCAAGCTGGGGCTGCGGGACCGGGTGCAGGTGGTGGTCCTCGCCTACGAGACGGGTCTGGTGCGGGCCGGCGGACACGGCTGA